A region from the Desulfovibrio sp. Huiquan2017 genome encodes:
- the rimK gene encoding 30S ribosomal protein S6--L-glutamate ligase: MKIAILSRKASLYSTTALAEAGKARGHTVEIINPLRCYMNITSHSPSIHYKGERVEAVDAVIPRIGASITFFGCAVVRQFEMMGVYSLNESIAITRSRDKLRSLQLLSRKGIGLPVTGFASSTKFTDDLIDLVGGAPLVVKLLEGTQGIGVVLAETRHAAESVIQAFQGLNANILVQEYIKESKGSDIRCLVVGGKVVAAMRRTAGKGEFRSNIHRGGSAAPVKITPEERSTAVRAARIMGLNVCGVDLLRSNHGPVVMEVNSSPGLEGIEKATGINIADKIIEFIEKNAKPGKTKTRGKG; the protein is encoded by the coding sequence ATGAAAATAGCCATCCTGTCGCGCAAGGCGAGCCTCTACTCCACCACCGCCCTGGCCGAAGCCGGCAAGGCGCGCGGCCATACCGTGGAGATCATCAATCCCCTGCGCTGTTACATGAACATCACTTCCCACAGCCCGTCCATCCACTACAAGGGCGAACGGGTGGAGGCCGTGGACGCGGTCATCCCGCGCATCGGCGCATCCATCACCTTCTTCGGCTGCGCCGTGGTGCGCCAGTTCGAGATGATGGGCGTGTACAGCCTGAACGAGTCCATCGCCATCACCCGCTCCCGTGACAAGCTGCGCAGCCTGCAACTGCTCTCGCGCAAGGGCATCGGCCTGCCGGTCACCGGCTTCGCCAGCTCCACCAAGTTCACCGACGACCTCATCGACCTGGTGGGCGGCGCGCCCCTGGTGGTCAAGCTCCTGGAGGGCACCCAGGGCATCGGCGTGGTTCTGGCCGAGACCAGGCATGCGGCCGAGAGCGTCATCCAGGCCTTCCAGGGTCTGAACGCCAATATCCTGGTTCAGGAATACATCAAGGAATCCAAGGGGTCGGATATTCGCTGCCTGGTGGTCGGCGGCAAAGTGGTCGCGGCCATGCGGCGCACTGCGGGCAAGGGCGAATTCCGCTCGAACATCCACCGGGGAGGCTCGGCAGCGCCCGTGAAGATCACCCCGGAGGAGCGCTCCACCGCCGTGCGGGCGGCCCGGATCATGGGCCTGAACGTCTGCGGCGTGGACCTGCTGCGGTCCAACCACGGGCCGGTGGTCATGGAGGTCAACTCCTCCCCGGGGCTGGAGGGCATCGAAAAGGCCACGGGCATCAACATCGCTGACAAGATCATCGAGTTCATCGAAAAGAACGCCAAGCCCGGCAAGACCAAGACACGCGGCAAGGGCTAA
- a CDS encoding mechanosensitive ion channel domain-containing protein gives MDFMDTAGWVVRIILALVVGVAAFTLIRLFRGGRARRWRDLRELLSRSMKRRVVLFLAVFAAVLGASILVVPSRLPPGWASPAVTAMNTAWVLLAAWAATLALTAMTGVVRWKYDMAVEDNLGAREVQTKVRILHRLVVVMVWFAAAAAILMQFERFRLLGGTMLASAGVLSIVLGISAQKTFGAIIAGIQIALAHPINLDDVVVVEGEWGRIEEITFTYVVVRLWDMRRLVVPITYFTETVFQNWTKKSAEIIGSVFLHVDYATPLDPLRAELTRLCESSGGLWNGGTCVLQVTDAGPDTMTLRAIVGSPDASRAWDLRCLVREGLITYLNAHHPECLPRRRVLLQSGGGLDGEA, from the coding sequence ATGGATTTCATGGATACGGCGGGGTGGGTCGTTCGAATCATTCTGGCCCTGGTGGTCGGAGTGGCGGCGTTTACGCTGATCCGGCTGTTTCGCGGCGGCCGGGCTCGTCGCTGGCGTGACCTGCGCGAGTTGTTGTCCCGGTCGATGAAGCGGCGGGTGGTTTTATTCCTGGCCGTCTTCGCCGCAGTCCTGGGCGCGTCCATCCTGGTGGTTCCGTCGCGTCTGCCCCCGGGCTGGGCGAGTCCGGCGGTGACGGCCATGAACACGGCCTGGGTTCTGCTGGCGGCCTGGGCCGCGACCCTGGCGCTGACGGCCATGACCGGCGTGGTCCGCTGGAAGTACGACATGGCCGTGGAGGACAACCTGGGCGCGCGCGAGGTCCAGACCAAGGTGCGCATCCTGCATCGGCTCGTCGTCGTCATGGTCTGGTTCGCGGCGGCCGCCGCCATCCTCATGCAGTTCGAGCGCTTCCGTCTGCTGGGCGGGACCATGCTGGCCTCGGCCGGGGTTCTCAGTATCGTGCTCGGCATTTCGGCCCAGAAGACCTTCGGGGCGATCATCGCGGGCATCCAGATCGCCCTGGCCCATCCCATCAACCTGGACGACGTGGTCGTCGTGGAAGGAGAGTGGGGGCGCATTGAGGAAATCACCTTTACCTATGTGGTGGTCCGGCTGTGGGACATGCGCCGTCTGGTGGTCCCGATCACCTATTTCACCGAGACCGTGTTCCAGAATTGGACCAAGAAGTCCGCCGAGATCATCGGCTCGGTCTTCCTGCACGTGGACTACGCCACGCCGCTTGACCCCCTGCGCGCGGAGCTGACCCGGTTGTGCGAGTCCTCCGGCGGGCTGTGGAACGGCGGGACCTGTGTGCTTCAGGTGACCGACGCCGGGCCGGACACCATGACCCTGCGGGCCATCGTCGGTTCGCCGGACGCCTCCAGGGCGTGGGACCTGCGTTGCCTGGTGCGCGAGGGATTGATCACCTATCTGAACGCGCACCATCCCGAGTGTCTGCCCCGGCGGCGTGTGCTGTTGCAAAGCGGCGGGGGCCTGGACGGGGAGGCGTGA
- a CDS encoding PLDc N-terminal domain-containing protein → MMGFGGLLGLVVLVLDVYALVKIFQSGAGTGSKVLWIVLVLLFPLLGFLFWFLLGPKG, encoded by the coding sequence ATGATGGGATTTGGAGGATTGCTCGGATTGGTCGTCCTTGTGCTGGACGTGTATGCCCTGGTCAAGATTTTCCAGAGCGGCGCTGGCACCGGCTCCAAGGTCCTGTGGATCGTGTTGGTGCTGCTGTTCCCCTTGCTCGGGTTTCTCTTCTGGTTCCTGCTCGGCCCCAAGGGATGA
- a CDS encoding succinylglutamate desuccinylase/aspartoacylase family protein codes for MPRASVTIGDVTVAPGTNATALLPVPDTFLRQGSVMPVHVFHGRREGPSLFVCAAIHGDELNGVEIIRRLLRMKRLGRLAGTLYAIPIVNIYGFMANTRYLPDRRDLNRFFPGREGGSLASELAAVFFENVVRKCGYGIDLHTGSNHRRNLPHVRGDMEDPAVLAMAEAFGAPLALDLSGMEGSLRAAARESGVRVLLYEAGEPLRFDEFAIRAGLRGITSVLEALGMLPAGKRKRERTPLQIATDRTWCRAPASGLFRASVKLGRHVRKGEVLGSIHDPFDGKSTDLTAPQDGVIIGDQSLASVYKGDAIMHIARFDAPRQAQASMDEYSEMLMDARMAR; via the coding sequence ATGCCCAGAGCATCCGTGACCATCGGCGACGTAACCGTGGCCCCGGGAACCAACGCCACGGCGCTTCTGCCCGTGCCCGACACCTTCCTGCGCCAGGGCTCGGTCATGCCGGTGCATGTCTTCCACGGCCGCCGCGAAGGCCCGTCGCTGTTCGTCTGCGCGGCCATCCACGGCGACGAACTCAACGGCGTGGAGATCATCCGGCGGCTGTTGCGCATGAAGCGGCTGGGCCGCCTTGCCGGGACCCTGTACGCCATCCCCATCGTGAACATCTACGGGTTCATGGCCAACACCCGCTACCTGCCGGACCGCCGGGATCTGAACCGGTTCTTCCCCGGCAGGGAAGGCGGCTCCCTGGCCTCGGAGCTGGCAGCGGTGTTTTTCGAAAACGTGGTCAGGAAATGCGGCTACGGCATCGACCTGCATACCGGTTCCAACCACCGCCGGAACCTGCCGCACGTCCGGGGGGACATGGAGGACCCGGCGGTCCTGGCCATGGCCGAAGCCTTCGGCGCGCCCCTGGCCCTCGACCTGTCGGGCATGGAAGGCTCCCTGCGCGCGGCGGCCAGGGAAAGCGGAGTGCGCGTCCTGCTCTATGAGGCGGGCGAGCCCCTGCGCTTCGACGAATTCGCCATCCGCGCCGGGCTGCGCGGCATCACCTCGGTGCTCGAGGCCCTGGGCATGCTCCCGGCGGGCAAACGCAAGCGCGAACGAACCCCGCTCCAGATCGCCACGGACCGGACCTGGTGCCGGGCCCCGGCCAGCGGGTTGTTCCGGGCCTCGGTCAAACTCGGGCGGCATGTGCGCAAGGGCGAGGTCCTGGGCTCCATCCACGATCCCTTCGACGGCAAATCCACGGACCTGACCGCGCCGCAAGACGGCGTGATCATCGGCGACCAGTCCCTGGCTTCTGTCTACAAAGGCGACGCGATCATGCACATCGCCCGGTTCGACGCGCCACGCCAGGCCCAGGCCTCCATGGACGAATATTCGGAAATGCTCATGGACGCCCGGATGGCGCGCTGA